A portion of the Oscillospiraceae bacterium genome contains these proteins:
- a CDS encoding nucleoid-associated protein has product MEIIIHQAILHVLDTTLDAPVLSGSGMEMTAEKTAYLQNHIEKLLASDEIRQCRPLPDSAFRNELEHNGDFVDLSCRIAGVLFDYMHAHTTIPGADLAVVDFTRDGEPWLGILKLNYKNGYTHYTETVEGAPVNSIIQQRACLPTQSGKVEEGALVNLTDYSMRLLEKKYDIDGHKEFYLSTVVFQYTTAQPEKKKLQAIQEAAVQAVQENYTDQPHVEAQVAMMIANQAADNDNQVSVEQVRRQLEEDYPLAAVPFDDYVEKSDVLDYAQQPVTVTPARIRRMESRSIHTANGIEVKIPTELLNEESEVEFLHDADGSVSLLIKNVIL; this is encoded by the coding sequence ATGGAGATCATCATTCATCAGGCGATCCTGCATGTGCTGGACACCACGCTGGACGCCCCTGTGCTCAGCGGCAGCGGCATGGAAATGACCGCCGAAAAAACCGCCTACCTGCAAAACCACATCGAAAAGCTGCTGGCCAGCGACGAGATCCGCCAGTGCCGCCCACTGCCGGACTCCGCCTTCCGCAACGAGCTGGAACACAACGGCGACTTTGTGGACCTGTCCTGCCGCATTGCGGGGGTGCTGTTTGACTACATGCATGCCCACACCACCATCCCCGGGGCAGACCTTGCGGTGGTGGATTTCACCCGCGACGGCGAACCCTGGCTGGGCATCCTGAAGCTGAACTACAAGAACGGCTACACCCACTACACCGAGACGGTGGAGGGTGCCCCGGTCAACTCCATCATCCAGCAGCGGGCCTGCCTGCCCACCCAGAGCGGCAAGGTGGAGGAGGGCGCTCTGGTCAACCTGACCGACTATTCCATGCGCCTGTTGGAAAAGAAGTACGACATCGACGGCCACAAGGAGTTCTATCTCTCCACGGTAGTGTTCCAGTACACCACTGCCCAGCCGGAAAAGAAAAAGCTGCAGGCCATTCAGGAGGCCGCCGTGCAGGCCGTGCAGGAAAACTACACCGACCAGCCCCACGTGGAAGCACAGGTAGCCATGATGATCGCCAATCAGGCCGCCGACAACGACAATCAGGTGTCGGTGGAGCAGGTGCGCCGCCAGCTGGAAGAGGACTATCCGCTGGCCGCCGTGCCCTTCGATGACTATGTGGAGAAGAGTGATGTGCTGGACTACGCCCAGCAGCCGGTGACTGTGACCCCCGCCCGCATCCGCCGCATGGAGAGCCGCAGCATCCACACCGCCAACGGCATCGAAGTGAAGATCCCCACCGAGCTGCTGAACGAAGAATCCGAGGTGGAATTCCTGCACGACGCCGATGGCAGCGTGTCACTGCTGATCAAAAATGTGATCCTGTAA
- a CDS encoding PH domain-containing protein, whose translation MEFRDKPMQNLVRIPEKDICKNAQKLLLDGETVVGAYKTVRDQVVFTTHRIILVDMQGVTGTRQEIFVLPYRKVLHFGIQTAGFGDPLQASQLTVCFADEHEAKFGFIGQDDLFAVANAISRRIL comes from the coding sequence ATGGAATTTCGGGACAAACCCATGCAGAACCTTGTCCGCATTCCGGAAAAGGACATCTGCAAAAATGCACAGAAGCTGCTGCTGGACGGCGAGACCGTTGTGGGAGCCTACAAGACGGTGCGGGATCAGGTGGTTTTTACCACTCACCGCATCATCCTGGTGGATATGCAGGGCGTGACCGGCACCCGGCAGGAGATCTTCGTACTGCCCTACCGCAAGGTGCTGCACTTCGGCATCCAGACCGCCGGCTTCGGTGACCCGCTGCAGGCCTCACAGCTGACCGTATGCTTTGCGGATGAGCACGAGGCAAAGTTCGGCTTCATTGGACAGGACGACCTGTTTGCCGTGGCCAATGCCATCAGCCGCCGCATCCTGTAA
- a CDS encoding MFS transporter yields the protein MVSLLLPIIYIAFISLGLPDSLLGSAWPTMYPELGVPVSCAGILSMIISLGTILSSLQSDRLTRTLGTGRVTAISVGMTAAALFGFSLSTQFWMLCLWAIPYGLGAGSVDAALNNYVALHYRSRHMSWLHCMWGIGTMVSPMVMGAALTHGMHWTVGYRAIALFQVLLTVVLVVSLPLWKERRTESGTEETAPQALSLRQVFALPGAREVMLCFFCYCALETTAGLWSSSYLTLSRGVAAETAASFASLFYFGITAGRAACGFITMKFNDTQMIRMGQIILAVGVAALLIPGPQALALAGLVLVGLGCAPIYPSIIHSTPDHFGADKSQAVIGIQMASAYVGNLTMPPLFGLLANNTTPALFPFYLLALLVLMVCMHEQLVRKTRRS from the coding sequence ATGGTCTCGCTTCTTTTGCCCATCATTTACATTGCTTTTATCAGTCTGGGCCTGCCGGATTCCCTGCTGGGGTCGGCCTGGCCCACCATGTACCCGGAGCTGGGGGTCCCGGTGTCCTGCGCGGGCATCCTTTCCATGATCATCTCGCTGGGCACGATCCTTTCCAGCCTGCAGAGCGACCGGCTGACCCGGACCCTCGGCACCGGCAGGGTCACGGCCATCAGCGTGGGCATGACCGCCGCAGCGCTGTTCGGGTTTTCCCTCTCCACACAGTTCTGGATGCTCTGCCTGTGGGCCATCCCCTACGGGCTGGGTGCCGGCAGCGTGGACGCAGCCCTGAACAACTACGTTGCCCTGCACTACAGAAGCCGCCATATGAGCTGGCTGCACTGCATGTGGGGCATCGGCACCATGGTGAGCCCCATGGTCATGGGCGCGGCGCTGACCCATGGAATGCACTGGACGGTCGGCTACCGGGCCATTGCCCTGTTCCAGGTCCTGCTCACCGTGGTGCTGGTGGTTAGCCTGCCCCTGTGGAAGGAGCGTCGCACGGAGAGCGGCACCGAAGAAACCGCCCCGCAGGCACTGAGCTTGCGGCAGGTGTTTGCCCTGCCGGGCGCCCGGGAAGTGATGCTCTGTTTCTTCTGCTACTGTGCTCTGGAAACCACCGCCGGGCTGTGGTCCAGCAGCTATCTGACCCTGAGCCGCGGAGTGGCTGCCGAGACTGCCGCCAGCTTTGCCAGCCTGTTCTATTTTGGCATCACCGCTGGACGAGCAGCCTGTGGCTTCATCACCATGAAATTCAACGACACCCAGATGATCCGCATGGGTCAGATCATTCTGGCCGTGGGCGTAGCTGCCCTGCTGATCCCCGGCCCGCAGGCCCTTGCACTGGCCGGTCTTGTGCTGGTGGGGCTGGGCTGCGCGCCCATCTACCCCAGCATCATCCACTCCACGCCGGACCACTTCGGGGCAGACAAGTCACAGGCCGTCATCGGCATCCAAATGGCCAGCGCCTATGTGGGCAACCTGACCATGCCGCCGCTGTTCGGCCTGCTGGCCAACAACACCACCCCGGCCCTGTTCCCCTTCTACCTGCTGGCGCTGCTGGTGCTCATGGTTTGCATGCACGAGCAGCTGGTGCGCAAGACCCGCCGCAGCTGA
- a CDS encoding AraC family transcriptional regulator: protein MALALNCGIPSTPQGRELVQHGSALFPIACYEERLTCYSVPWHWHEDFEYILAYEGTVTVGVDKKRICLAEGEGVFINSGVLHAVEFAAEGPSALRSGVFHPRLVGGMDTIYWQKLIRPLLQPGVPSYFLLSKGEPWQAEVLARLWEAWHAVDEEPDDYENRVRYLLSAALHTLAAHCPVGECRSSRQEQVAAQRMKQMLRFVEEHYAEELTVERIADSVALSESACLRSFRQLLGTTPIQYVKQYRIEKAAGLLLTTRLRTGEIGAECGFTDLSYFTKTFREIKHCTPREYRQRFAVQG from the coding sequence ATGGCTCTGGCATTGAATTGCGGCATCCCATCCACACCGCAGGGGCGGGAGCTGGTGCAGCACGGCAGCGCACTGTTCCCGATTGCGTGCTACGAAGAACGGCTTACCTGCTATTCGGTGCCGTGGCACTGGCATGAGGATTTTGAGTATATCCTCGCCTACGAGGGCACCGTGACCGTGGGCGTGGACAAAAAGCGCATCTGTCTGGCGGAAGGCGAGGGCGTGTTCATCAACTCCGGCGTGCTCCATGCGGTGGAATTTGCGGCAGAAGGTCCCTCAGCGCTGCGCAGCGGGGTGTTCCACCCGCGGCTCGTGGGCGGGATGGACACCATCTACTGGCAAAAGCTCATCCGGCCGCTGCTGCAGCCCGGTGTACCGTCCTATTTTCTGCTGAGCAAGGGGGAGCCCTGGCAGGCGGAAGTTCTGGCCCGGCTGTGGGAGGCCTGGCACGCTGTGGACGAAGAACCGGACGACTACGAGAACCGGGTTCGGTATCTGCTTTCGGCGGCGCTGCACACCCTCGCGGCCCACTGCCCGGTGGGCGAGTGCCGCAGCTCCCGGCAGGAGCAGGTGGCGGCCCAGCGCATGAAACAGATGCTGCGTTTTGTGGAGGAACACTATGCCGAGGAACTGACCGTGGAACGCATTGCGGACAGTGTGGCCCTGAGCGAAAGCGCCTGCCTGCGCAGTTTCCGGCAACTGCTGGGTACCACGCCCATCCAGTATGTGAAACAGTACCGCATTGAAAAAGCCGCCGGGCTGCTGCTGACCACCCGCCTGCGCACCGGCGAGATCGGGGCCGAGTGCGGCTTTACCGACCTGAGCTATTTTACAAAGACCTTCCGCGAAATCAAGCACTGCACGCCCCGGGAGTACCGGCAGCGGTTTGCGGTGCAGGGCTGA
- a CDS encoding MATE family efflux transporter: MQRSLTKGPITKGILLFALPLMFGNLLQQMYNIADTWVVGRFLGADALAAVGSSYTLMTFLTSILLGLCMGSGAAVSMQYGSGEEARMRQSVFQSFVLIAGMAVALNVLVYLGLDGILWVLRVPEEIIPLMKEYLRIIFLGITATFLYNYFANLLRAIGNSVVPLLFLAVSAVLNVILDLVCVLVWHWGVRGAAAATTFSQFVSGIGIGLYTLKKFPQLCPKKEDCRWDKQNLAAILNLSVMTSVQQSIMNFGILMVQGLVNSFGTVIMAAFAAAVKIDSFAYMPVQDFGNAFSTYVAQNYGAGQTDRIRKGIRSAGLCSAAFCIVISVLVCAFAAPLMGIFIDPAETAILAAGVHYLHIEGACYLGIGILFLLYGYYRAVNQPQMSVVLTIASLGTRVALAYLLSATPLGVTGIWLSVPIGWALADAIGIGYYLKKHRAKYAVQA; encoded by the coding sequence ATGCAGCGCAGTCTTACCAAAGGCCCCATTACAAAGGGCATCCTGCTGTTTGCTTTGCCGCTGATGTTCGGCAACCTGCTGCAGCAGATGTACAACATCGCCGATACCTGGGTGGTGGGGCGCTTCCTCGGCGCGGATGCGCTGGCGGCGGTGGGCTCGTCCTACACCCTCATGACCTTTCTCACCTCCATCCTGCTGGGGCTGTGCATGGGCAGCGGCGCGGCCGTCTCCATGCAGTACGGAAGCGGGGAAGAGGCCCGCATGCGGCAGAGCGTGTTCCAGTCCTTCGTGCTCATCGCGGGCATGGCGGTGGCGCTCAATGTGCTGGTGTACCTGGGGCTGGATGGCATCCTGTGGGTACTGCGTGTGCCGGAGGAGATCATCCCTTTGATGAAGGAATATCTCCGCATCATTTTTCTGGGCATCACGGCCACCTTTTTGTATAACTACTTTGCAAACCTCCTGCGGGCCATCGGCAACTCCGTGGTCCCGCTGCTGTTCTTGGCTGTGTCGGCAGTGCTCAATGTGATCCTGGACCTGGTGTGCGTGCTGGTGTGGCACTGGGGCGTGCGGGGGGCCGCGGCCGCCACCACCTTCTCGCAGTTCGTGTCCGGCATCGGCATCGGACTGTACACCCTGAAAAAGTTCCCGCAGCTCTGCCCGAAAAAAGAGGACTGCCGGTGGGACAAACAGAACCTTGCCGCCATCCTGAACCTTTCGGTGATGACCAGCGTGCAGCAGTCCATCATGAATTTCGGCATCCTCATGGTACAGGGGCTGGTCAACAGCTTCGGCACCGTGATCATGGCGGCTTTTGCAGCGGCAGTCAAGATCGACTCCTTTGCCTACATGCCGGTGCAGGACTTCGGCAATGCCTTTTCCACCTATGTGGCCCAGAACTACGGCGCGGGCCAGACCGACCGCATCCGCAAGGGCATCCGCAGTGCAGGGCTGTGCAGTGCGGCGTTCTGCATCGTCATCAGTGTACTGGTGTGCGCCTTTGCAGCGCCGCTCATGGGCATTTTCATTGACCCGGCGGAAACCGCCATCCTTGCTGCCGGTGTGCACTATCTGCACATTGAGGGCGCGTGCTATCTCGGCATCGGCATTCTGTTCCTGCTCTACGGCTACTACCGGGCCGTCAATCAGCCCCAGATGTCGGTGGTGCTCACGATCGCATCTCTCGGCACCCGTGTGGCGCTGGCCTACCTGCTGTCGGCGACCCCGCTGGGCGTCACCGGCATCTGGCTCAGTGTGCCCATCGGCTGGGCACTGGCCGATGCCATCGGCATTGGGTACTACCTCAAAAAGCACCGGGCAAAGTACGCGGTGCAGGCCTGA
- a CDS encoding CatA-like O-acetyltransferase, with translation MQKIDLAVWPRAELFRFFSAVSQPFYSVTFRVDVTNLHAYARAHGVSFYYALGYLVTDAVNAVENFRYTIRSGEVWLLDERVPSFTDLKPGSQQFHIVTLPKEGDLDSFCRTTRAKSEAQQTFLDQSGELDDLIYFSCTPWFDLTGCTNERDFDKDDNIPRITWGKYVPADGRETLGMCLEVNHRFVDGWHLGQFYQHLQQAIDALKI, from the coding sequence ATGCAGAAAATCGACCTTGCCGTCTGGCCGCGGGCGGAGCTGTTCCGGTTTTTCTCGGCGGTGTCCCAGCCGTTTTACAGCGTCACCTTCCGAGTGGATGTGACCAATCTCCATGCTTACGCAAGGGCCCATGGCGTTTCCTTTTACTATGCGCTGGGGTATCTGGTGACCGATGCGGTCAACGCCGTGGAGAACTTCCGCTATACCATCCGCAGCGGGGAGGTCTGGCTGCTGGACGAGCGCGTGCCCAGCTTCACCGACCTGAAGCCCGGCAGCCAGCAGTTCCACATCGTCACGCTGCCGAAGGAGGGCGATCTGGACAGCTTCTGCCGCACCACCCGTGCCAAAAGCGAAGCCCAGCAGACCTTTCTGGACCAGAGCGGAGAGTTGGACGATCTGATCTATTTTTCCTGTACACCGTGGTTCGACCTGACCGGCTGCACCAACGAGCGGGACTTTGATAAGGACGACAACATTCCCCGCATCACCTGGGGCAAATATGTCCCGGCAGATGGCCGTGAGACGCTGGGCATGTGCCTGGAAGTGAACCACCGTTTTGTGGACGGCTGGCATCTGGGGCAGTTTTACCAGCACCTACAGCAGGCCATTGATGCACTGAAAATTTGA
- a CDS encoding PAS domain-containing protein, translating into MELNAYFKSLVDQDRAAVVICDLEHTIIYMNPAAIASYAKHGGAALLGKSVLTCHNPQSRQTIQRVIDWFAADKNHNLVYTYHNVKQNKDVYMVALRDADGTLIGYYEKHEYRSPETMKLYDME; encoded by the coding sequence ATGGAGTTGAATGCCTATTTCAAAAGTCTCGTGGATCAGGACCGTGCAGCGGTCGTGATCTGCGACCTGGAACACACCATCATCTATATGAACCCCGCCGCCATTGCCAGCTATGCAAAGCATGGCGGTGCTGCCCTGCTGGGCAAAAGCGTACTGACCTGCCACAATCCGCAGTCCCGCCAGACCATCCAGCGGGTCATCGACTGGTTTGCCGCCGACAAAAATCACAACCTTGTTTACACCTACCACAACGTCAAACAAAACAAGGACGTCTACATGGTCGCCCTGCGGGACGCCGACGGCACCCTGATCGGCTATTATGAAAAGCACGAATACCGCAGCCCGGAAACCATGAAGCTGTACGATATGGAGTGA
- a CDS encoding RluA family pseudouridine synthase: MKQYTATANDDGVRLSRFVQSVTRDFPTSLLYKSFRNKRVKVNGKKAAPEYRLQAGDLIELYINDEFFPPEGAKPEPKAAPKKQPKQPKVTVIYEDDNIAVLYKPTHLLCHSDRTGDANLVDAFTQYLAEKGEYDPHGENRFKPGICNRLDRGTEGLVIAAKSYAALRDMNEIIRTDLLKKEYYTITVGIPQSGRFTAWWEHDEKNNKVSIHAHQAQDEHRKQIITDVDVLRTAGPFALCKIGLVTGRTHQIRAHLAYLGKPVLGDIKYGNRKMNERTGTKTQALCAVRITFREIPEENTLHDLSGKVIKLKDPQIVKQFDALDKTKPDPAKGE; encoded by the coding sequence TGTCGCGCTTTGTGCAGAGCGTGACCCGCGATTTTCCCACCAGCCTTTTGTACAAGAGTTTCCGCAACAAGCGGGTGAAGGTGAACGGCAAAAAGGCCGCGCCGGAGTACCGTCTGCAGGCCGGGGACCTGATCGAGCTGTACATCAACGATGAGTTTTTCCCGCCGGAGGGCGCAAAACCCGAGCCGAAGGCTGCGCCCAAAAAACAGCCGAAGCAGCCCAAAGTCACCGTGATTTATGAGGATGACAACATTGCCGTGCTGTACAAGCCCACCCACCTGCTGTGCCACAGCGACCGCACTGGTGACGCGAACCTTGTGGATGCCTTTACCCAGTATCTGGCCGAAAAAGGTGAATACGACCCCCACGGCGAAAACCGCTTTAAGCCCGGCATCTGCAACCGGCTGGACCGCGGCACCGAGGGGTTGGTGATTGCCGCCAAGAGCTACGCCGCCCTGCGGGACATGAACGAGATCATCCGCACCGACCTGCTCAAGAAGGAGTACTATACCATCACGGTGGGCATCCCCCAGAGCGGGCGTTTCACCGCATGGTGGGAGCACGACGAAAAGAACAACAAGGTGAGCATCCACGCCCATCAGGCGCAGGACGAACACCGCAAACAGATCATCACGGATGTGGATGTGCTGCGCACGGCCGGGCCCTTTGCATTGTGCAAGATCGGCCTGGTCACCGGCCGCACCCACCAGATCCGTGCCCATCTGGCCTATCTGGGCAAACCCGTGCTGGGCGACATCAAATACGGCAACCGCAAAATGAACGAGCGCACCGGCACAAAAACGCAGGCCCTGTGCGCCGTGCGCATCACCTTCCGGGAAATTCCGGAGGAAAACACCCTGCACGATCTTTCCGGCAAGGTCATCAAACTGAAGGACCCGCAGATCGTAAAGCAGTTTGACGCACTGGACAAAACCAAACCGGACCCTGCCAAAGGAGAATAA